In Clupea harengus chromosome 23, Ch_v2.0.2, whole genome shotgun sequence, the sequence GTATGTTAGACCAGAAGTAATGTTAAGGTGAGAAGCAGTCTACGATATCTACTGCTATCAGCAGGGACAACAAAGATGGACAGCACAGTTATGCTATAAAGCCATAGCTGTGTGACATCTTTAGATGCGCTAAACAATGCTACTTATTAATCACATTAAGAGTACAGGGAAACAATCCATAATTTCGAATAGCTGCCTTAAACTTTGCCGATGGACCTCTCCATAATGGAGACTACGCTCGACTACACTCTTAAAAGCCCTAAAGAGTTATAATGCGAATGAGCTGTTCTACTATGCATGCACATGAGTTTGCATCAATGACACCTTTGTATTTAAACTAAACCATAAAACTTAAACTTACTTTAGTGTAATATGGACATCGATAGATAATACCTGACAATACCTGGTGGGAATAAAGCATACCACATGTCAAAACTCAGCATAAAGACACAACCCAATTGACATTAGTAAACACATATAAAAACCGATGTAAACACTGATACTGACACTAATACTGACTCATTGTAAACAATGTTCTTGCGAAGGTTCAAGGGAATCCATTTCAAATGCTCAAAAATATTTACACTCAAAACAACTGAGTTATTATTTTTAaaccatttatttttcagtcagaTAAAATAATGCTAATGAGTgactttaatttttttaaggATTAAGTTATGTTCATTATTTGGTTCAAACTGTCTCTTAGGGGTTACAGAACAGAAGCACAAAGCATTGAAGGAAGAACCTGTTTCACAGACCTATCACTTCCTGTTTATCTAGGTGACTTGCTGAGGTTTCTGAACAAGAGGAAGCTTAAAGATGCTTTCTGCATAGTAGGCATAACCATGATTCACCTCTACCCTAAAGAGTCCTAGAATTTTGTCTTTGGACAGGCCTCCCTCACAGAAGGTACTCTAGATGGGTAGAGACAGACGGGTGGTCTTTCTCTATCGCGCTCGTCTTTTTTAATTCCATAATCTCATTTATGATGGATTATTTCCTTCAGTCTGGTTGTCACTGCATTCAGGACAGTGTTTATGATAATCTCTATTATGTGTGCGGTTGTCATGGCCCCTACTCTCAATTAGCCTGGCTCTCCCAATCCACAAAACCGAGCTGGGGAAACACACTCTGGCTTTAGCCTGGATAACTGTTTATATATGGTGCCCCAGAACACATGACTGGAATCAAAAAGATGTTAGTGTTATTTCGGCTAGAACTGAAGGTTTGTATCTTGCTACAGGAATGGGAGTTTTCAGCTTTGCCAGGTACGATGATAACTTCTATCGCCATAATTATGCTGGTAGACTTAAGAAATTGAGCAATTGTACTTATTGTACTTACCAGGTGATTAAGCACATAGTACATAACTTAATTTGAAGTTGAGATGCTGGCATGAATAATAAATATGCTTTGTAAAGTCAATTCCACACATGATTTGTGTAAAATAATTcaggacatttttattttatttggaacAGTTTAGTACTGGCCTTAGTAATTTTATGCTCTGGGGATTTTGAAATTCTGATATTTATTTACTCATCAGGTTGTGAGCCATGAGATTGGGCACATGTTTGGCCTGAAGCACTGCCAGTGGCTCCAGTGTGTTATGCAGGGCTCTGACCACTTGGAGGAGTCAGACCGCCACCCTCTGAGCCTCTATCCCATCTGTTTGTGGAAGCTGCAGTCCAGCGTTGGCTTTAAAATAACTGACAGATACAAGGTAAGTGTGTAATGCTTGATTgcgttatttcaataattgtaTTACATGGTTTGTTGGGGAAGCTGGTTCACACCATGTAACTTTGTGCATTTCATGATGAAACTACACTGAATGTACATAAATC encodes:
- the LOC105888734 gene encoding LOW QUALITY PROTEIN: archaemetzincin-2 (The sequence of the model RefSeq protein was modified relative to this genomic sequence to represent the inferred CDS: substituted 1 base at 1 genomic stop codon), giving the protein MEVIEHPVEKLRAALISSRRDLVERYWQYSKEERKVLEDCLRPDGVLFRPISVLSDSDWNRARAEGSQDFQSFFSNPYRSSPSKGHHTIYIQTIGDLLRFLNKRKLKDAFCIVGITMIHLYPKESXNFVFGQASLTEGMGVFSFARYDDNFYRHNYAGRLKKLSNCTYCTYQVIKHIVVSHEIGHMFGLKHCQWLQCVMQGSDHLEESDRHPLSLYPICLWKLQSSVGFKITDRYKALLQWVDDDGGSVGEQAVKPTEAFQEYKQWLLRCLTMLE